In the genome of Chrysoperla carnea chromosome 5, inChrCarn1.1, whole genome shotgun sequence, the window aatgttttaaattaaaaaaaaattaaatttcataaaccgCAATAAAAGTCTGTATGACAtagttttttatgataattactTGTGCTAAACGTTGTTCTATTTCTTGTTCTTGTTGTAAAGCTTTTACAAAAGCTGTTTTCAGTCGATTTGTATGCTCTGCTTTTAATGCTTTCTTTACATTGCTAGTAACACATTGTTCACAAATAACGCGTGGATCTTTccctgtaaaaaataaaataaaaaataaataagtatgtaatccgggaaataaaaaacaaattcaaaaattaaaacttaaaaaagttatCCATAATAGAAGggttataagaaaaattaatttcaaacgaTATCAACTCGTATATACTCGAacagaagaaaaaataattaatttcgaaTTTGAATGTTGACTCAAAGATATAAAGTTTGAAGATTTATGagaatattttggaaattatttgccgttatttatataaacggagaataaatttttttgtggactagcAGTACTTATTTACCAATAGGatgtttattaattagtttaaaattttcttttatttattaattgtttgtattaaTGACGTTCTGATACTCGCGAGTATCCACTATAACTAGTATATTCGCAGATCTAGACGATGGAGATCTTTATCCGTATCTGTAGATCTACATTTTTGTCAATACCACTCATATTTGAATTGCAAAGCTTTCAAATACAAGTAGAAAAATGaacagaattatttttaagcgcACTGTCTGCATTCACTTTCTTTAGGATTGAGATAAAAATTGAAGTAGtttcacattttaaaataggaaaattaTAGAGAAGATTCTTTGTAGTTAAAAAACTGTTTACATACCATGAGCCGGTTGTTGAAACGTTGCGTTACTTtgtcgatttttattttgtttttcccaTTTCCACACAGGCGTAAAATCTGCACGACACTGTTGACATTGAAATGGCGTTGGCGGTGCAGGTGGTCGTGGTTCTTTTGTCAAAAAATCTACTACATGTTCTAATCctactaaatatataaattccgTGTTACTTGGATTTGGAATAAAATGCATTTCAGGTGGCGGAGGCTTAGGTGGTggaatctagaaaaaaaattaaaaataattttaataaatatataatacagaaACATAATAAAAGAGGATTAGTCTGCGTTAGATCGAAATTCGAATTTAATTATCTcagtaaatatttgttaaaatattttttacaaattatgttAATCTAAGAAGTTTAGGAGTTTAGCAAATGAtaattttccaacaaaataatcgaaaacgaaaagttactttgaataaacttttagtcgtaaaattaactttttcaggCTTCTTAACCATATTTCGAAGAACTCATCCATCTGATACTGAAAAACATAATCATGGTAATTTGGATAATTTTCTGACGTAAAGGAGAGTGAGGTACCGAATTTACAGGCAAGAGAAAGTATGACCATAACAAGGACATTTGACTGTGTTCAGTTCTTTATCAGTTGTCCTTTGAACAaccaactttataattttagtatttcaGACTATAGAAATTTGGGTATGGAATGTTTAGGTTCGAAACTTTGGAACCAACTAGTCTAGAGCAATCCCGGTTGAAAAGTTGCGGGCTACCTGCGTTTCTTTGATCTTGACAAAATTGTATAGCTTGATTTTCTTGTAAGATATAACTTTCACCAGAAAACATCTCTGTCTTCAGATAACAAAGGCGGGATAAAGAGATTTAAAAgtttagataattatttttatcgaacTTACTtgcaacaatgttttttctaactgCTTTCGCAGCGCAAGTTTGGCAGCAGCCTGCCTTTGAGCTGGAGTTTGAGTATCTTCTCTCGGCCTTTGTTGCTGTTGCTGCTGCTGTTGTTCTTGTTGCTGTAATTCAAATATcaagaaattagaaaatatcTAGGTTGTTTAAAAGTAAACTAAAAGAAATGAGAAACGTTGttactgtttaatttttatcagtCTTTGCGTCCTATTCGGTATCTATTCGCAGAGACTGAGAAATCGTTATCTAAAAAGATGACATTTAGACATCAATTTGTTGTATTACCTGCGTTGGTTCTGGAGTAGGGGTTACAGGGACAGCCGTTGGTATTACGGTGGTCCCACAAAGCCCCTTGTTGTCCAACATGTTATTTGCTGGCTGTTTATCAAATATCAAACAGTaccacaattattataatgtaataaatacttGTTAAATATTgggtaaatacaaaataattattcttttttttatataagaactattgaaaaaatatttgcaacatAATTCCAACTACGTAATGGATATTTCTTGGTGTAAAAAGCAACgttctaaaattatttcctacattttctaattaattattagtttcgACTAGCCTGTGATACTACAGCCTGGTAGTTTTCATTTACACATCGGTAAAGTTTAGATGCGTATATGAAAGCGAGGAACACAATGTCAAACTGTTGGAATAAAGttgcaaatatattattattggcgatatttttatattttctttacatcGGGAGCTCTATCAATTACCTTTTAAAGGAAGATACTATCTTTTATGAAAAGCCTTTCAACGATTCGGCGTTTTAAATAACgtaatgtcaaaatattatgatgtatttgaatgaaataaaataacttaaccactaaaatatacttttatttttctttgttaatttttccttgtaacgaatcttttctaaaataattttcgttatgTAAAATGCATATTCTTTAAGGGGAAAGAGTAATAACGAAAATGACACATGAGTCATTAAGAAAATTTCTCATGGATCGTTCTTTATTATAGAGCGAAATGTTAACTAAATATTCATAGAAGAAATTTGAGAGACTTTAACGCAAAAAAATGAACATCTAATTCTCAAATACCTCCTTTGAAAtagctaaaattaaatatttaataacaattaccTTTaccttattaattttaataggtTGAGGAGGTGCAGGTGTAATTGTAACAGCCGGAGAAAGATCTTTAACAACAGCAGGAAATCCTGACCGATCTCGATTTAATGAACTACGTTGTGGTGGCTGAGGTACTGATAAATTCGTAGCCATTCCACGAACACTTGTTTGTGTTATACTCGTATTAGAGAGTTGAGGTGCATGTAGTGATGATCTTGCTGGCGGAGGTTGACCACGTAATAATGGCGGTACATGCGATAAATTTGTCGGTTTATtcctactattattattattattattatttgaacttGTACTGTGACGACTATGAGCTTGTTGAGGTTGTTGACTTttgtcgattttttcgatttttacagtTGTCGGtgttatactaaaataaaaaataaaaataattaataatttgataaagagAGCAGctgaaaaattttaagtcaGATTCGTTTTTGAGTCCTGTAACGGAATCAAGCAGAGGATTCTATATGCAAAATTCATTTTGTCAAACACATGATAAAATGAGATGCCTTAGTTTGTccttctgaaaattttagaaaatagcaATTATAACTAATACTCTGTTTCATCGATTGTCGGAAAAAAGGTTGGAATTCGTTATTGAAATATCTTTATCTTTCGAGGAAGAAGTTGTTATGCTAAAAGTCATACAATAATTTCAaggtttatttatcaatgacatCATTTGCTGTGAGGCATTTAGGCTATATCCTAATCAATGTCTCGCAGAATTGGATTTTTAGGTCTTAAATTGTTTGTCAATTAttcttattacaaaaattaaaaaatttcgaaaggaAACTTACAAAGAGAGCCAAAATTGCATCAGAGCATTGCTATTTTTGAATCTTAAACGACATAaaaccttttattttcaataaagagTCTTCTGATTtataaagtgtttttattttttgaaaataaatggcGAATTTTTTAATGGATTATTTATGCATAAATTCATTTAGAACATACCTTAAACCACTTGGTAAACCTGTTGGAGGAAGAACTTGTGGTGGCACAGCTGGAGCAACAGTtgctaaattttcttttaattgttgtgactgtcgtaatttttttaataaaactaatttcattTCTTCGGCCCGTAATTCTTCTCGCAATCTCCTTAAACCACGCTCTCGTTGCCATATTTCCGTTGGTGATAATTCTTTTATTGGCAATAATGGTGGCATTTCTCCTTCACTTGAATCTGAATCTGCAGTACCGTTTGTACGAGGTTTCAATGAATTTCCATTTAATGTTGGATCCGGACTTTCTGTATACCTTCGTGGTTCAGTTCTAGGCCGCAATACTCGACGAGCTCTACTTGATGATGTTTCGcttgttgaattatttattggTGTTGGAATATCACGCCTAATATTATTGTGGctactgaaaattaaaaaaaaaaaccaaattagattttgaaattaataattaaaaaaaaaatacaattgatgCTAATTGAATTTATCGCAATCGCGACGAGCGCTTTACTATTTagcgaaatttaatttatagctttGTTTATAAGgatattcaattaatatttctcaatttttttttttgtaaattaagcCAGAATACAAACAATACAGTAACACAATTAATTAGAGGAATCATgtttgtattttgattttatttacacaaacaatataagTTAAACCAGGAATCGACTATTTTCGAACCCGTGCGCCAGACATTAAAGATTTTCATTAATCGATTTAACAAAAAGCAAAAATGTGAActgtagttttcgaaatatgtgtACTCCATAAGTTTCGCATGGAACCCATGGCTGATTACAATCTAATAATCggcatttctaaaataattttgtttccgatttaaaataaaaaattcagtttaagtttgtgtaacaaTCATACTTGAGAATTTTGTAATCAGAGTTAAGGCCCCATTAGTTAGCCCCGCTTTCATAATATCGATTCGCTTAGTATACAACCCAACATACCAAATGCTAATTTTAACAAGGGGATCGTTGGGGATGCCCAAAAGTAGCGGGAAGTCATGTATTGTGTTCTGTGAATCATGAAACGAATTTATAGCACACCCCTACCCATTTCCGTTGACCTTCGATCAATATGTTCGAGGTACATATGACTaaaacaaatatgaaatttggCATGGCTCTCGGAAAAGGCTGGAATTATCCTTGAGTAGTAAAAGCCTGTAAACcgttatattttttgtagatgGTGTGTGGATAT includes:
- the LOC123300667 gene encoding transcriptional repressor p66-beta isoform X2, which encodes MEKMDVDDDSVVDLSVSHNNIRRDIPTPINNSTSETSSSRARRVLRPRTEPRRYTESPDPTLNGNSLKPRTNGTADSDSSEGEMPPLLPIKELSPTEIWQRERGLRRLREELRAEEMKLVLLKKLRQSQQLKENLATVAPAVPPQVLPPTGLPSGLSITPTTVKIEKIDKSQQPQQAHSRHSTSSNNNNNNNSRNKPTNLSHVPPLLRGQPPPARSSLHAPQLSNTSITQTSVRGMATNLSVPQPPQRSSLNRDRSGFPAVVKDLSPAVTITPAPPQPIKINKVKQQEQQQQQQQQRPREDTQTPAQRQAAAKLALRKQLEKTLLQIPPPKPPPPEMHFIPNPSNTEFIYLVGLEHVVDFLTKEPRPPAPPTPFQCQQCRADFTPVWKWEKQNKNRQSNATFQQPAHGKDPRVICEQCVTSNVKKALKAEHTNRLKTAFVKALQQEQEIEQRLAQVSCNSPAPSPVAPEPSPSPKAVPTPSPRHAATPPAPPPAQPTPPPARQSHQSSHSSSHTSSSSHVSSHGSSHASSQQSQQDKFHQSAAAMQALQQQLFRGLSPQHMLPFSPLFYPYMAIAQAASSGGKGANANATAFAEMQRAADLQRQYLLDMIPPPSKHNWKT
- the LOC123300667 gene encoding transcriptional repressor p66-beta isoform X3, producing MEKMDVDDDSVVDLSVSSHNNIRRDIPTPINNSTSETSSSRARRVLRPRTEPRRYTESPDPTLNGNSLKPRTNGTADSDSSEGEMPPLLPIKELSPTEIWQRERGLRRLREELRAEEMKLVLLKKLRQSQQLKENLATVAPAVPPQVLPPTGLPSGLSITPTTVKIEKIDKSQQPQQAHSRHSTSSNNNNNNNSRNKPTNLSHVPPLLRGQPPPARSSLHAPQLSNTSITQTSVRGMATNLSVPQPPQRSSLNRDRSGFPAVVKDLSPAVTITPAPPQPIKINKQQEQQQQQQQQRPREDTQTPAQRQAAAKLALRKQLEKTLLQIPPPKPPPPEMHFIPNPSNTEFIYLVGLEHVVDFLTKEPRPPAPPTPFQCQQCRADFTPVWKWEKQNKNRQSNATFQQPAHGKDPRVICEQCVTSNVKKALKAEHTNRLKTAFVKALQQEQEIEQRLAQVSCNSPAPSPVAPEPSPSPKAVPTPSPRHAATPPAPPPAQPTPPPARQSHQSSHSSSHTSSSSHVSSHGSSHASSQQSQQDKFHQSAAAMQALQQQLFRGLSPQHMLPFSPLFYPYMAIAQAASSGGKGANANATAFAEMQRAADLQRQYLLDMIPPPSKHNWKT
- the LOC123300667 gene encoding transcriptional repressor p66-beta isoform X1, with amino-acid sequence MEKMDVDDDSVVDLSVSSHNNIRRDIPTPINNSTSETSSSRARRVLRPRTEPRRYTESPDPTLNGNSLKPRTNGTADSDSSEGEMPPLLPIKELSPTEIWQRERGLRRLREELRAEEMKLVLLKKLRQSQQLKENLATVAPAVPPQVLPPTGLPSGLSITPTTVKIEKIDKSQQPQQAHSRHSTSSNNNNNNNSRNKPTNLSHVPPLLRGQPPPARSSLHAPQLSNTSITQTSVRGMATNLSVPQPPQRSSLNRDRSGFPAVVKDLSPAVTITPAPPQPIKINKVKQQEQQQQQQQQRPREDTQTPAQRQAAAKLALRKQLEKTLLQIPPPKPPPPEMHFIPNPSNTEFIYLVGLEHVVDFLTKEPRPPAPPTPFQCQQCRADFTPVWKWEKQNKNRQSNATFQQPAHGKDPRVICEQCVTSNVKKALKAEHTNRLKTAFVKALQQEQEIEQRLAQVSCNSPAPSPVAPEPSPSPKAVPTPSPRHAATPPAPPPAQPTPPPARQSHQSSHSSSHTSSSSHVSSHGSSHASSQQSQQDKFHQSAAAMQALQQQLFRGLSPQHMLPFSPLFYPYMAIAQAASSGGKGANANATAFAEMQRAADLQRQYLLDMIPPPSKHNWKT